Proteins found in one Acidobacteriota bacterium genomic segment:
- a CDS encoding tetratricopeptide repeat protein — protein MKRRFIASIIVIAILMVFIYHGGRKIAYDLFLNIGIKLEEKGEISGAINALERAAAFLRSQSSIYARIGDVGIREYDAILVKGKDSQLGKEGSLDISVRNFMKSLRYNPQNPWAWSGLSEYFERKSYLVAKPDVINISKLQYGDFGKLDYEDWMAIFSAKKALQLEPNNYFYHDLIGFIYQENELRERAMGEYEKSLELLPEISKHFFTPVGLMPDDMRDAIIRGMRKALETNEAIPLQMMHEHLAYFLKKHKNYEEARHHFEKALELSDTEMLRGNDMLEIGTIDYFLKDYDKALDALQKSVFFTPREARAFFFMGQIHKEKGNGEKALENFRKAVLFNPKEYQFAIVYAEECFRAGNPVEAERYFQKALKLNPERSEAHLGLIELYRTYGYPEKAAKVAEKLQALEKAHE, from the coding sequence ATGAAGCGAAGATTCATTGCAAGCATCATTGTCATAGCTATCTTAATGGTTTTTATCTATCACGGCGGAAGAAAGATTGCCTATGACCTGTTTCTGAACATCGGCATTAAACTTGAAGAGAAGGGAGAAATTTCAGGAGCAATCAACGCACTCGAACGAGCGGCGGCCTTCCTCCGTTCCCAGTCATCTATTTATGCAAGGATAGGAGATGTTGGCATCAGAGAGTACGATGCCATTTTGGTAAAGGGGAAAGATAGCCAACTCGGAAAGGAAGGTTCTCTGGATATCTCCGTCCGGAATTTCATGAAATCCTTGAGATATAATCCACAGAATCCCTGGGCCTGGTCGGGCCTCTCAGAATATTTTGAGAGGAAATCTTACCTGGTAGCTAAACCGGACGTCATCAATATAAGCAAGCTCCAATATGGTGATTTTGGAAAGCTCGATTATGAAGACTGGATGGCTATTTTCTCCGCAAAGAAGGCGTTGCAGTTGGAGCCAAACAATTACTTCTACCATGATCTGATCGGCTTTATTTACCAGGAGAACGAGTTAAGAGAAAGAGCAATGGGCGAGTATGAGAAATCTCTGGAGCTTCTGCCTGAAATTAGCAAGCACTTCTTTACTCCGGTAGGACTGATGCCAGACGATATGAGGGACGCCATCATCAGAGGCATGCGCAAAGCGTTAGAGACCAATGAAGCTATACCCTTGCAGATGATGCACGAGCACCTGGCTTATTTTTTGAAAAAGCATAAAAATTATGAAGAGGCGCGCCATCATTTTGAAAAAGCGCTTGAACTCTCGGATACAGAGATGCTCAGAGGGAATGACATGTTGGAGATTGGAACGATCGACTATTTTCTGAAGGATTATGACAAGGCTCTGGATGCCCTTCAGAAATCCGTTTTCTTCACCCCGCGGGAAGCACGTGCTTTCTTCTTCATGGGACAGATCCATAAAGAGAAGGGGAACGGAGAGAAAGCATTAGAAAACTTTAGAAAAGCGGTTCTCTTCAATCCCAAAGAGTATCAATTCGCTATCGTCTATGCAGAAGAATGTTTCCGGGCGGGCAATCCCGTTGAAGCAGAGCGCTATTTTCAGAAAGCCCTGAAACTGAATCCTGAGCGCTCGGAAGCCCACCTTGGCCTCATTGAGCTTTACAGAACATATGGATATCCTGAAAAAGCAGCTAAAGTTGCTGAAAAGCTTCAGGCCCTGGAAAAGGCTCATGAGTAA
- a CDS encoding AAA family ATPase, giving the protein MGKIKEEQKPDIIAHLKNDQETFLKALERPFGNKTAHTILDMVKAEKWEEYQKDIHILHRALFRRAITHRPFFQLKQWIIYYSGRLKTYLFPSHGLFAVFIGPDGSGKTTTAKALLESDFINKLFRRKEYFYRRFYVSWLKRMAYLIKRENLIQLDARIDKDEKIIPLNALKATIYVLYLGLEFFLGHYTIRKEKANAAIVIFDRYYYDYLLFEDFVKCPRWVLFFIAKVIPRPDAIIYLKNTPEVIHSRKQEKSIEEIRRQSEICEEIVRRLPNTFIIDTSLSPEGVEEKIQKIIIDNLKERKARKKLIEMINKWALSERE; this is encoded by the coding sequence ATGGGCAAGATTAAAGAAGAACAGAAGCCTGATATCATCGCACATCTGAAAAATGATCAAGAAACATTCCTGAAAGCTCTGGAAAGGCCTTTTGGGAATAAAACCGCTCACACGATCCTTGACATGGTGAAAGCAGAAAAATGGGAGGAATACCAAAAAGATATTCACATTCTCCACCGTGCGCTCTTCAGGAGAGCGATAACGCATAGGCCCTTCTTCCAGCTGAAACAATGGATCATCTATTATTCGGGAAGGTTGAAAACCTATCTCTTTCCAAGCCATGGATTGTTTGCTGTTTTTATCGGTCCCGATGGTTCTGGAAAAACCACAACGGCAAAGGCTCTTCTTGAATCTGATTTTATCAACAAGCTATTCCGTAGAAAGGAATATTTTTACAGGAGATTTTATGTTTCCTGGCTAAAAAGAATGGCTTACCTTATCAAACGAGAGAATCTCATACAACTGGATGCCAGGATCGATAAAGACGAAAAGATCATCCCCCTTAATGCATTGAAAGCCACTATCTATGTCCTTTATCTGGGGTTGGAATTTTTCCTTGGGCATTACACGATAAGGAAAGAAAAAGCGAATGCTGCTATAGTTATTTTCGACCGGTATTACTATGATTACCTGTTATTCGAGGATTTCGTCAAATGTCCACGATGGGTTTTATTCTTTATAGCAAAAGTAATTCCAAGACCCGATGCTATCATCTATCTAAAAAATACTCCGGAAGTCATCCATTCCCGCAAGCAGGAGAAATCGATCGAAGAAATCAGAAGACAATCGGAGATTTGCGAAGAAATCGTCAGACGCCTTCCCAATACTTTTATTATTGACACTTCTCTTTCACCCGAAGGAGTGGAAGAAAAGATTCAAAAAATCATTATCGATAATCTGAAAGAAAGGAAGGCACGGAAAAAACTGATCGAGATGATTAATAAATGGGCGTTGAGCGAAAGAGAATGA
- a CDS encoding ATP-binding protein — protein sequence MIYPRKLFTTFIREIQSRRITVLTGMRQTGKTTLMRYVFDRIGEKNKIFLDLENPLNQKAFEEKNFDNILHNLRAFGFDPKRKGFVFLDEIQAMPVISRAIKYLHDHYQIKFFLTGSSSFYLKNIFPESMAGRKIIYELFPLDFQEFLAFKGNEKKFLEDFSGKSRNKNLVSWELHKKLYDEYLEYGGFPGVVIEEQKKKEVLEDIFKSFFEKDVKALADFKDISRLRDLIILLANRAGSKLEVSKVASEIGVSRETIYSYLSFLEKTYFIFLVAPFSRSLNGEVRGAKKVYLSDVGLLNYLGKISEGMLLENAIFQNLRIYGKVNYYEKYRGPEIDFILDGRVAFEVKLHGDTRDIKRLQKTAESLKIKESYLITKSYLEHPKVILALDV from the coding sequence ATGATCTATCCAAGGAAGCTGTTTACAACATTTATTCGGGAGATTCAATCCCGCAGAATTACTGTCTTGACCGGAATGAGGCAGACCGGAAAAACAACGCTGATGCGTTATGTCTTCGACCGTATCGGCGAGAAGAATAAGATCTTTCTAGATCTGGAAAATCCCCTAAACCAAAAAGCTTTTGAAGAAAAGAATTTCGACAATATTCTGCACAATCTCAGGGCATTCGGATTTGATCCGAAAAGAAAAGGATTTGTTTTTCTGGATGAAATTCAAGCAATGCCTGTCATTTCGAGGGCGATCAAATATCTGCATGATCATTATCAGATCAAATTCTTTTTAACGGGGTCGAGCAGTTTTTATTTGAAAAATATTTTTCCGGAATCAATGGCGGGAAGAAAGATCATCTATGAGCTATTCCCCTTGGATTTTCAGGAATTCCTGGCATTCAAAGGGAATGAGAAGAAGTTTCTGGAAGATTTTTCCGGAAAGTCCAGGAATAAGAATCTGGTCTCCTGGGAGCTTCATAAAAAGCTTTATGATGAGTACCTGGAGTATGGAGGATTTCCGGGAGTCGTCATCGAAGAACAGAAGAAGAAAGAAGTCCTGGAGGATATCTTTAAATCTTTTTTTGAAAAGGATGTGAAAGCTCTTGCTGATTTTAAAGATATAAGCCGGCTGAGAGACCTCATCATTCTTTTGGCTAACAGAGCAGGTTCCAAGCTGGAAGTCAGCAAAGTAGCGAGTGAGATAGGAGTGTCCAGGGAAACCATCTATTCCTACCTGAGCTTTTTAGAAAAAACCTATTTCATTTTCTTAGTCGCCCCATTTTCAAGAAGCCTGAATGGAGAAGTGCGGGGCGCTAAAAAGGTCTATCTTTCCGATGTCGGGCTTCTGAACTATTTAGGGAAAATCTCAGAGGGAATGCTTCTTGAGAACGCCATCTTTCAAAATTTAAGAATCTATGGAAAAGTTAATTACTATGAAAAATATAGGGGGCCTGAAATTGATTTTATCCTGGACGGCCGAGTTGCTTTTGAAGTGAAACTGCATGGAGATACAAGAGATATTAAAAGGCTTCAAAAAACAGCAGAAAGCTTGAAGATAAAGGAATCTTATCTGATTACAAAAAGCTATCTGGAGCATCCGAAGGTGATATTGGCTTTAGATGTGTAA
- a CDS encoding O-antigen ligase family protein, with protein sequence MRKGERIFNRIIEYGIIFLIIFTPLAFGSVEVWATEVMKMTIFLIAAAWLLKKIWFAEKKGSPQMAGEAGTKQSDQGEDSQRQEGRAVLSQDKGGNSFHMGRRKWTRTGLEIPALIFVVFILLQLIPLPPSLLKVVSPHSYQLNKMTLPGYDTPEGVDYNKMDEWLLKQEKDLPEELREIILKEGAERRHPAFNIKGSNFRTLSVYSYLTREHLILLLAYLSIFFIIIDHYRTREKVYRLLLIIIVSGLLIASFGIIQKLTWNGKIYWLRSAGEGVSPFGPFVNRDHFAGYMELIVPLAFGLFFTLISRKIETEEGKVKWKIDMGRDGWNITEVEEFSIQKAFTLGFLLAITIASIFMSLSRGGLVATSITFILFAALLFIGKRKSMMEIITMASVLGVSFIVLITIGLTPVKERIETLTGFSIESAFFKGRMAVWKHTLELIRDFPLFGSGLGTFRQAFLSYYPSGSASVWNQTHNDYLQLLSEVGIVGFLIFLVGLFLFFIKYYRKAVFERSNADRYINLGLAMAIFSMGLHSFVDFNLQIPSNGFLFVVLMALLIASKLWTQERAADSIITSTL encoded by the coding sequence ATGAGAAAAGGCGAGCGGATATTCAACAGAATAATAGAGTACGGAATCATTTTCCTCATCATCTTCACGCCCCTGGCTTTCGGGAGCGTCGAGGTCTGGGCGACCGAAGTGATGAAGATGACCATTTTCCTCATTGCCGCCGCCTGGCTTCTCAAGAAGATCTGGTTTGCTGAGAAAAAGGGATCACCACAGATGGCCGGGGAGGCTGGAACAAAGCAGTCCGATCAGGGAGAAGATTCGCAACGTCAAGAAGGAAGAGCAGTCTTATCGCAGGACAAAGGGGGAAATAGCTTCCATATGGGGAGAAGAAAGTGGACGCGGACAGGGCTGGAGATTCCCGCTTTAATATTCGTGGTTTTCATCCTGCTTCAACTCATCCCCTTGCCCCCCTCCTTGCTGAAAGTCGTCTCGCCCCACTCCTATCAACTCAACAAGATGACCCTCCCGGGATATGACACGCCGGAAGGAGTGGACTATAACAAGATGGATGAGTGGCTCCTCAAACAGGAGAAAGACCTGCCGGAGGAGTTGCGGGAGATCATTCTCAAGGAGGGCGCCGAGAGAAGGCATCCTGCCTTTAATATCAAAGGCTCGAACTTCAGGACTCTTTCGGTTTATTCCTATCTCACGAGAGAGCACTTGATCCTTCTGCTGGCTTATCTATCCATTTTCTTCATTATCATCGATCATTATAGAACCAGGGAGAAAGTCTATCGCCTTCTTCTCATCATCATCGTGTCAGGACTTCTCATTGCCTCTTTCGGGATTATCCAGAAGCTTACCTGGAATGGGAAGATCTACTGGCTCAGGAGCGCCGGAGAAGGAGTTTCGCCTTTCGGTCCTTTTGTAAACCGCGATCATTTTGCTGGATACATGGAGCTCATCGTTCCCTTGGCCTTCGGCCTCTTCTTTACCCTCATCTCAAGGAAGATCGAAACGGAAGAGGGAAAAGTGAAGTGGAAGATCGACATGGGGAGGGATGGCTGGAACATCACTGAAGTCGAAGAGTTTTCCATTCAAAAAGCTTTCACGCTGGGGTTTCTTCTTGCTATCACCATCGCTTCCATCTTCATGTCCCTGTCGCGGGGAGGTCTCGTTGCAACAAGCATCACTTTCATCCTGTTTGCTGCGCTCCTTTTCATCGGAAAGAGAAAGAGCATGATGGAGATAATTACAATGGCATCCGTGCTTGGGGTCTCCTTCATTGTACTCATCACGATCGGTCTGACTCCTGTGAAGGAGAGAATAGAAACTCTCACCGGTTTCTCCATCGAGTCGGCTTTCTTCAAAGGCAGGATGGCTGTATGGAAGCATACACTTGAGCTTATCAGAGATTTTCCCCTTTTTGGCAGCGGGCTGGGAACATTCCGTCAGGCCTTCCTGAGTTACTATCCAAGTGGCTCCGCCAGCGTCTGGAATCAGACTCATAATGATTACCTTCAACTTCTGTCCGAGGTGGGAATTGTTGGATTTTTGATTTTCCTTGTCGGACTGTTCCTCTTTTTCATAAAGTATTATCGGAAAGCCGTCTTTGAACGGAGCAATGCTGACCGGTACATCAACCTTGGCCTTGCCATGGCTATCTTCTCTATGGGTCTCCATTCCTTTGTGGACTTCAATCTTCAAATTCCCTCCAATGGATTTCTCTTCGTTGTCCTGATGGCGTTGCTTATTGCCAGCAAGCTCTGGACTCAAGAAAGAGCGGCGGATTCTATCATCACGAGCACTCTATGA
- a CDS encoding glycosyltransferase family 4 protein produces MYREEIAFNYKILKGLHFNFKNERTIHINPGLPFHLLKKRYDLLAIGGWDQPANWIALFFANLWRSKILLFGESTLRDARTNNPLLEKMKRYFFRNCHAFAPAGSAAANYFQHLGAPQDKIVISPFPAEHDYFHEQYLRLRGSKKEIKRHKGYPQITILFSGRFVPVKGIDFLLEAFKRLQEQNKEIGLVLLGDGPEKNKYEAYCKAKKIDNVFFEGFVQKEQLPEYYTAADIFVLPSLSEPWGLVVNEAMAFGIPIISTDAAGVTYDLVQDGVNGFVIPAGNSEALYDALKKLTEDAKLRERMGSESLLMIENHTPEKWAQSFIRAVQTAMK; encoded by the coding sequence GTGTACAGGGAAGAGATTGCTTTTAACTATAAAATCTTAAAGGGACTGCATTTCAATTTTAAAAATGAAAGAACCATTCATATCAACCCCGGCTTGCCGTTCCACCTGCTGAAAAAAAGATATGATTTGCTGGCTATTGGAGGATGGGACCAACCTGCTAACTGGATCGCTCTATTCTTTGCAAATCTATGGAGATCCAAAATCCTACTGTTTGGAGAAAGCACTCTAAGAGATGCAAGGACCAACAATCCTCTCTTGGAGAAAATGAAGAGATATTTTTTCAGAAACTGCCATGCCTTTGCCCCGGCCGGGAGTGCAGCCGCTAACTATTTCCAGCACCTGGGCGCTCCTCAAGATAAGATTGTAATATCTCCTTTTCCTGCTGAGCATGATTACTTTCATGAGCAATATCTCAGACTAAGAGGAAGCAAGAAAGAAATCAAAAGGCATAAAGGATATCCCCAGATAACGATTCTTTTCTCGGGCCGTTTTGTTCCTGTGAAAGGTATTGATTTTCTTCTGGAAGCTTTTAAAAGATTACAGGAGCAAAACAAAGAGATTGGACTGGTCCTGCTGGGTGATGGTCCCGAAAAAAACAAATACGAAGCTTACTGCAAGGCCAAGAAGATAGACAATGTTTTCTTTGAAGGATTTGTGCAGAAAGAACAATTACCTGAATATTACACTGCTGCGGATATATTCGTTTTGCCTTCTCTTTCAGAACCATGGGGATTGGTCGTCAATGAAGCGATGGCCTTTGGAATCCCCATCATCTCAACGGATGCTGCTGGTGTCACTTATGACCTGGTCCAGGATGGCGTCAATGGTTTCGTCATTCCAGCAGGAAATTCAGAAGCGTTATACGATGCGTTGAAAAAACTGACTGAAGATGCCAAATTAAGAGAACGGATGGGAAGTGAATCTTTGCTAATGATAGAAAACCATACACCGGAAAAATGGGCGCAGTCCTTCATCCGTGCCGTGCAAACTGCTATGAAATAA
- a CDS encoding bi-domain-containing oxidoreductase — translation MKQVIQNYKTGELQLVDVPPPALKKGCLLIQNLFSLVSVGTEKNILEMAKKSLLGKAMARPDLVKKVIAMAQIEGILETYKAAMARLDNPVPLGYSSAGVVLEAGAEVEGFSKGDRVACAGSEFASHAEIVCIPENLCVKLPDDVDFESGSFVALGGIALQAVRLANSSLGDRVAVIGLGLLGQITVQILRSAGCHVFAIDISEEKVKRSIASGAEKGFVSGKGDIFSAARDFAPQGFDSIIIMAATESNEPLELASEIARERARIIAAGLVGLDIPRKVFFEKELELVVSRAWGPGVFDPLYIDKNRDYPYSYVRWTAKRNMEEFIAQIASGGVSVRSLLSHRFSIDRALEAYDLILKGKEPFMGVVLEYPQKEILPDRFKVTFIQKTAGKEIASSSSPYKPSVNVGLIGAGLFATGTVLPNLKSLKDVHLRGIAEATGIKGQHTAKKFHFDYFTTDYKDLLKDEEVHLIFVLTRHGAHAHFVSEALKAGKNVFTEKPLCINEEQLQGIITAYRAISSGGPAPIVMVGFNRRFSPFSIWLKEKFRNLNEPLSIHCTVNAGFAAANHWVHDPEDGAGRIIGEVCHFIDLIQYFTDSVASTVYAETLRCQGYKESDNVSISIKMANGSIASILYVASGDKRYPRERVEIFGGGSVGVIENFKKALHMSGGRKKILKNLLSVDRGHRKEIQVLIEAIKEKKTQPIPLEEYISTTLTTFAVEKSLREGAPFPVRGLAEDSPVQK, via the coding sequence ATGAAACAGGTTATCCAGAATTATAAAACAGGAGAGCTCCAGCTGGTGGATGTTCCCCCACCGGCTTTAAAGAAGGGATGTTTGCTAATCCAGAATCTCTTTTCCCTAGTCTCTGTGGGAACTGAGAAAAACATTCTCGAAATGGCCAAGAAGAGTCTCTTGGGGAAAGCGATGGCAAGACCCGATCTCGTCAAGAAGGTGATCGCCATGGCTCAGATTGAAGGCATCCTGGAGACTTACAAGGCAGCGATGGCCAGGCTTGATAATCCGGTTCCACTAGGCTACTCGAGCGCTGGAGTTGTTCTGGAAGCAGGAGCAGAGGTGGAAGGTTTTTCGAAGGGGGATCGGGTAGCCTGTGCCGGAAGTGAATTCGCCTCTCACGCGGAAATTGTCTGTATCCCCGAAAACCTCTGTGTGAAGCTTCCGGATGATGTCGATTTCGAAAGCGGATCCTTTGTGGCCCTGGGCGGGATAGCGCTTCAGGCCGTTCGCCTTGCCAATTCTTCTCTGGGAGATAGGGTCGCCGTCATAGGCCTTGGTCTTCTCGGCCAGATCACCGTACAGATCTTGCGATCGGCTGGCTGCCATGTCTTCGCGATCGACATTTCGGAAGAAAAAGTGAAAAGATCCATCGCCAGCGGCGCTGAAAAAGGGTTCGTATCCGGCAAGGGAGACATTTTCAGCGCTGCGCGGGATTTTGCTCCTCAGGGTTTCGATTCCATCATCATCATGGCAGCCACAGAAAGCAATGAACCTCTGGAGCTTGCCTCCGAAATCGCCAGGGAGAGGGCCAGGATCATTGCAGCGGGGCTCGTTGGGCTCGACATTCCAAGGAAAGTTTTTTTTGAAAAGGAGCTTGAGCTGGTCGTGTCCCGGGCGTGGGGGCCTGGTGTCTTCGATCCCTTATACATCGACAAGAACAGGGATTATCCCTATTCTTATGTCCGCTGGACCGCAAAGCGGAACATGGAGGAGTTCATCGCCCAGATCGCCAGCGGTGGTGTCTCTGTTAGATCCCTCCTCAGCCATCGCTTTTCCATTGACAGGGCTCTTGAGGCTTACGACCTTATTCTGAAAGGCAAAGAACCTTTCATGGGTGTCGTTCTTGAATATCCTCAAAAAGAAATTCTACCGGATAGATTCAAGGTCACCTTTATTCAGAAAACTGCCGGGAAAGAGATCGCTTCGTCTTCTTCTCCATATAAACCCTCTGTCAACGTTGGATTGATAGGAGCCGGTCTCTTTGCAACAGGCACGGTCCTTCCGAATCTCAAATCTCTCAAAGATGTTCATCTCAGAGGAATCGCTGAGGCTACTGGCATCAAAGGGCAACACACTGCTAAAAAATTCCATTTTGACTATTTCACAACGGATTACAAGGATCTTCTAAAGGATGAAGAGGTCCATCTGATATTTGTCCTGACACGACATGGTGCTCATGCCCACTTCGTTTCCGAAGCCCTGAAAGCGGGTAAAAATGTTTTTACGGAAAAACCGCTTTGCATCAATGAAGAACAGCTCCAGGGAATCATCACGGCTTACCGCGCCATTAGTTCCGGAGGGCCTGCGCCTATCGTCATGGTCGGTTTCAATCGCAGATTCTCCCCCTTCTCCATCTGGCTCAAGGAGAAGTTCCGGAACCTAAACGAACCACTGTCCATTCACTGCACGGTGAATGCCGGTTTTGCCGCAGCCAATCACTGGGTCCATGATCCGGAGGATGGCGCGGGGAGGATCATAGGTGAAGTCTGCCATTTCATCGATCTCATTCAATATTTCACTGATTCCGTTGCTTCGACTGTATATGCTGAAACCTTACGCTGCCAGGGTTATAAAGAAAGCGATAACGTCTCCATCTCTATAAAAATGGCCAATGGCTCTATAGCCTCTATTCTCTATGTTGCATCCGGAGACAAGAGATACCCCAGAGAGAGAGTCGAGATCTTTGGTGGCGGTTCCGTTGGTGTTATCGAAAATTTCAAGAAGGCTTTACACATGTCCGGCGGCAGAAAGAAAATCCTCAAGAACTTGCTGAGTGTTGATCGGGGACATCGCAAGGAAATCCAAGTATTGATCGAAGCCATCAAAGAGAAAAAAACTCAACCCATCCCACTGGAAGAGTATATCTCAACTACCCTTACAACTTTTGCCGTGGAAAAATCTCTGCGTGAGGGAGCGCCTTTTCCAGTGCGAGGACTGGCAGAAGATTCCCCTGTCCAGAAATAA
- a CDS encoding oligosaccharide flippase family protein codes for MIETGLQKRRLIINAIMQMTQVIVNGCVLFILYRFLIHALGFEQLGIWSIVTATTSIANVANLGLFASNVKFVAKYFARGEEKIIHQVIQTSTVSIGVFIGLILLIAFPLAYWLLGLLVPTANLGDALAILPYTLLSLWIVAVSSTFQASLDGFQRYDLRNAILIISSLIYLFLSFIMVPIYGLMGLAYSQVIQAFILMAGSWYLLKRRLPHLPIISYHWDQGMFKEMVGYGIKFQAYPIGHMVFEFTSKALVTKFGGLTMVALYEMAARMLWQLRTLLVSANQVIVPSIANLQEKNPNLIQKVYRDTYQLMLFIALPFYSMIMALTPLISLIWIGHYETLFVLFSLLLAIGLFINTLSVPAYFSYLGIGDLKWNVLGHIAMVLLNAILGMSIGYLFGGAWVVGMSVVATVAGSLMIAVSFFYRYKLPFSEIFPRENIGLAAACLLAIVSSLYIHHQFYPRVGAIVLPSIAILVFAAIIIVPLWGHPMRKRIIGWISGELWNKKVIISEE; via the coding sequence GTGATAGAAACAGGCCTTCAAAAACGACGCCTCATCATAAATGCCATTATGCAGATGACCCAGGTTATTGTTAATGGTTGCGTTCTTTTCATCCTCTATCGTTTTCTCATCCATGCGTTAGGTTTTGAGCAGCTAGGAATCTGGTCCATCGTTACCGCAACGACCTCCATCGCAAACGTTGCCAATCTGGGGCTCTTTGCAAGCAACGTCAAGTTTGTCGCAAAATATTTTGCGCGTGGAGAGGAGAAAATCATCCATCAAGTCATCCAGACATCCACAGTTTCCATCGGCGTATTCATCGGCCTCATTTTATTGATAGCATTTCCACTTGCCTATTGGCTCCTGGGCTTATTGGTTCCGACGGCGAACCTGGGGGATGCGCTTGCTATCCTTCCCTACACATTGCTCTCTCTCTGGATCGTTGCAGTTTCAAGTACATTTCAGGCTAGCCTCGATGGCTTTCAACGTTACGATCTGCGGAATGCCATCCTCATCATAAGCTCTCTCATCTATCTCTTCCTCTCGTTCATCATGGTTCCTATATACGGTCTGATGGGATTAGCTTATTCCCAGGTCATTCAGGCGTTCATTCTCATGGCCGGGAGCTGGTATTTGCTCAAAAGGAGACTTCCCCATCTTCCGATTATCTCTTACCACTGGGATCAGGGTATGTTCAAGGAGATGGTCGGGTACGGTATCAAGTTCCAGGCCTATCCCATCGGACACATGGTCTTCGAATTTACATCCAAAGCTCTGGTTACTAAGTTTGGCGGCCTCACCATGGTGGCTCTCTATGAAATGGCAGCCCGGATGCTCTGGCAACTCAGGACGCTTCTCGTTTCTGCCAATCAGGTCATCGTGCCATCCATCGCCAATTTGCAAGAGAAGAATCCGAACCTCATCCAGAAAGTTTATCGAGATACCTATCAGCTGATGCTTTTCATTGCGCTTCCGTTCTATTCCATGATCATGGCTCTTACACCACTGATCTCTTTGATATGGATCGGCCATTACGAAACTCTCTTCGTCCTATTCTCTCTCCTTCTGGCAATAGGCCTGTTCATCAACACCTTGAGTGTTCCAGCATACTTTTCTTATCTGGGCATCGGTGATCTCAAGTGGAATGTGCTGGGACATATTGCCATGGTGCTTCTGAACGCTATTCTGGGGATGAGCATCGGATACCTTTTTGGAGGAGCATGGGTGGTTGGTATGAGCGTTGTGGCTACAGTCGCGGGGAGTCTGATGATTGCCGTTTCATTCTTCTATCGGTATAAGCTCCCGTTTTCCGAGATCTTTCCCAGGGAGAATATCGGTCTGGCTGCAGCTTGTCTTCTCGCAATAGTCTCGTCTCTCTATATCCATCATCAATTTTATCCGCGCGTTGGGGCTATCGTCTTGCCGAGTATTGCTATTCTGGTATTTGCCGCGATCATCATCGTGCCTCTCTGGGGTCATCCGATGCGGAAGCGGATCATTGGGTGGATAAGCGGCGAACTCTGGAATAAAAAGGTTATCATCTCTGAGGAATAG